Proteins from one Leptospira wolffii serovar Khorat str. Khorat-H2 genomic window:
- a CDS encoding sterol desaturase family protein, translating to MEKINLITIAIPFFFLLIGMELAFSWYHNRKLYRLNDSINDLSAGIYSQIFGIIFKTITFFAYLWVYENWRIFNLPSWPSEPVSWMPSSEMLGLSANTWSWIIILGVWTACFILYDLAYYWNHRLSHEINFLWAGHVVHHQSEEYNLTVALRQASFHGLFSWVFYIPLALLGFPPIVMILNGQLNLIYQFWIHTRAVDKLPKWFEAVFNTPSHHRVHHGINPKYIDKNHGGTLIVFDKWFGTFQKEEEAPVYGTVKPLKSFNPLWANVHYWVEMFQQAWHSPKFSDKIKVFFAGPGWRPKELGGQYPIPEVNEKTFHKYDVVLPSVLKAYGVVWFILTLIGTFSMLVKINSIPTDMQYLIFFLSIFSLITVGGILDLKRWTLYLEPVRLVSLVGAGFYVGFSGAILLLIAGFAALSLAWFLSQRHAFAEWKDIDPVQDMDRRAA from the coding sequence ATGGAAAAAATAAATCTAATCACAATCGCAATCCCATTCTTCTTCCTATTGATAGGAATGGAGCTGGCTTTCTCCTGGTATCATAACCGGAAACTCTATCGTTTGAACGATTCGATCAACGACCTGAGCGCGGGGATTTACAGCCAGATCTTCGGCATTATATTTAAGACGATTACGTTTTTTGCATACCTTTGGGTGTACGAAAACTGGAGGATCTTCAACCTCCCCTCTTGGCCGAGCGAACCCGTCTCCTGGATGCCTAGTTCCGAAATGTTAGGACTTTCCGCAAACACCTGGTCCTGGATTATCATACTAGGTGTCTGGACTGCCTGCTTCATTCTCTACGATCTGGCCTATTATTGGAACCATAGACTCAGCCATGAGATCAATTTCCTCTGGGCGGGGCATGTGGTTCACCACCAGAGCGAAGAATACAATTTAACGGTGGCTCTACGCCAGGCAAGTTTCCACGGATTATTCTCCTGGGTATTTTATATTCCTTTGGCTCTTTTAGGTTTTCCTCCAATTGTAATGATTTTAAACGGGCAGCTAAATCTGATCTACCAGTTCTGGATCCATACAAGAGCGGTGGACAAGTTACCAAAATGGTTCGAAGCCGTGTTTAATACTCCTTCTCATCATAGAGTACATCACGGAATCAATCCGAAATACATCGATAAGAATCACGGTGGAACGCTGATCGTTTTCGATAAATGGTTTGGAACCTTCCAAAAAGAAGAAGAGGCTCCCGTATACGGAACCGTAAAACCTCTTAAAAGCTTTAACCCTCTATGGGCCAATGTGCATTATTGGGTGGAAATGTTCCAACAAGCCTGGCATTCGCCCAAGTTTTCGGATAAGATTAAGGTCTTTTTCGCAGGACCCGGCTGGAGACCCAAGGAATTGGGAGGACAATATCCTATTCCGGAAGTGAACGAGAAGACATTCCATAAATATGATGTGGTCCTACCTTCCGTATTGAAGGCCTACGGAGTGGTCTGGTTCATCCTTACCCTTATAGGAACATTCTCCATGTTGGTTAAAATCAATAGCATCCCGACCGATATGCAGTATCTGATCTTTTTCTTAAGCATCTTCTCTCTCATCACTGTGGGAGGAATTTTGGATCTGAAGCGTTGGACTCTCTATCTGGAACCGGTCCGCCTGGTCTCCTTGGTAGGAGCCGGATTCTATGTGGGATTCTCCGGCGCAATTCTCTTACTGATCGCAGGATTTGCTGCTCTTTCCCTAGCATGGTTTCTCTCCCAAAGACACGCCTTTGCGGAATGGAAGGACATAGATCCGGTCCAAGACATGGATCGTAGAGCCGCCTAA
- a CDS encoding saccharopine dehydrogenase family protein, whose product MANSKWMIYGANGYTGELIARRAVSRGLKPVIAGRNADKISELAKELRLEYLVFDLSHPEEVARNIRGFRLVLHCAGPFVLTSLPMAKACISQKVHYLDITGEIPVYESLYSLDSQAVEAGVLILPGVGFDIVPTDCLASSLKKTLPTSRSLELAFVGLSEVSPGTMKSALAQLPYGSEIRRDGKMIGVPHLSRSRVLQIGGRSYQVYGIPWGDVFTAYISTGIPNIDVYTDIPAGQVRALRYMQPILSLLKFSWILKGLQALVGKTIQGPGEGVRNSVKTQVWGEVKNSQGKTVTRILECKEGYEFTVESSLAAVSKVLSGKGGKGFQTPSLAFGSEFVLEIPGSKWTTISSDASELAKKN is encoded by the coding sequence ATGGCAAATTCGAAATGGATGATCTACGGTGCAAACGGTTATACGGGAGAATTGATCGCAAGAAGAGCGGTTTCCCGAGGACTCAAGCCGGTAATAGCGGGTAGGAACGCAGACAAGATTTCCGAACTGGCAAAAGAATTACGACTAGAGTATCTTGTATTTGATCTTTCTCATCCGGAGGAAGTAGCTCGTAATATCCGTGGCTTCCGATTGGTATTGCATTGTGCCGGACCGTTCGTTCTCACTTCCTTACCCATGGCAAAAGCCTGTATTTCCCAGAAAGTGCATTATTTGGATATCACGGGAGAGATCCCCGTTTACGAGTCCCTGTATTCCCTTGATTCTCAGGCGGTGGAGGCGGGAGTTCTCATTTTGCCGGGTGTGGGGTTCGATATCGTTCCTACGGATTGTCTCGCTTCTTCTCTCAAAAAAACTCTTCCTACCTCCCGGTCTTTGGAACTGGCCTTTGTGGGTCTTTCCGAGGTCTCTCCCGGAACCATGAAAAGCGCTCTGGCCCAATTGCCTTACGGATCCGAGATTCGGAGGGATGGTAAAATGATCGGGGTACCCCATCTGAGCCGTTCCAGAGTTTTACAGATCGGAGGGAGATCCTACCAAGTTTACGGAATCCCTTGGGGAGACGTATTTACGGCCTATATTTCCACTGGAATTCCAAACATAGACGTGTATACGGATATACCCGCGGGGCAAGTCCGGGCGTTACGTTATATGCAACCGATTCTTTCCCTTCTGAAATTCTCCTGGATCTTGAAGGGATTGCAGGCGCTCGTAGGAAAAACGATCCAGGGTCCGGGAGAGGGAGTTAGAAACTCCGTCAAGACCCAAGTCTGGGGGGAAGTGAAAAACTCCCAAGGCAAGACGGTTACCCGTATCTTGGAATGCAAGGAAGGATACGAATTTACGGTGGAGTCCTCCTTGGCGGCGGTCTCCAAGGTGCTTTCCGGAAAAGGAGGAAAAGGATTCCAGACGCCGAGTCTTGCCTTTGGTTCCGAATTCGTTTTGGAAATTCCGGGATCCAAATGGACTACGATTTCTTCGGACGCGTCGGAACTTGCAAAAAAAAATTGA
- a CDS encoding circularly permuted type 2 ATP-grasp protein, with translation MLLTNYQTDSFYDEMFSEEGGIRQSYHTLKSRIEGMDDKELLKRKASAEKALLSLGITFNVYGDEEEEERIMPFDIIPRIVTAYEWKRMEEGLKQRIRALNLFVQDVYGDEKIIKDGIIPREIVESSTGYLKECKGLVPPKGIWIHITGTDLVRDGDGRMLVLEDNLRCPSGVSYVLENREVMKKTFPELFASLSVRPIYDYPIRLRGMLEHVSGKPNPNIAVLTPGIYNSAYYEHSFLASRMGVPLVEGTDLTVRDDKLYMRTTRGLKQVDVLYRRIDDIFMDPKVFRKDSLLGVPGLFEVFRKGNVALANAPGTGVADDKVIYSYVPDFIKYYLGEDPIIPNVPTYLCSREKDLKYVCENIGSLVVKAANGAGGYGMIIGPVASEKEKEEFVAKVKADPRNYIAQPVLSLSRIPTLIEDKLEGRHVDLRPFILYGEEIYVMPGGLTRVALRRGSLVVNSSQGGGSKDTWVMG, from the coding sequence ATGCTCCTGACAAATTACCAAACAGATTCCTTCTACGATGAAATGTTCTCGGAAGAAGGTGGAATCCGACAAAGCTATCATACCCTGAAATCCCGGATCGAAGGGATGGACGATAAGGAACTTTTAAAACGAAAGGCCTCCGCGGAAAAGGCTCTTCTTTCTCTCGGAATCACGTTTAACGTGTACGGGGATGAAGAGGAAGAGGAAAGGATCATGCCTTTCGACATCATTCCTCGTATCGTCACCGCTTACGAATGGAAGAGAATGGAAGAAGGGCTGAAGCAGAGAATTCGCGCCTTGAATCTATTCGTCCAGGACGTATACGGGGACGAGAAGATCATCAAGGACGGAATCATTCCCAGAGAGATCGTGGAAAGTTCCACGGGTTATTTAAAAGAATGTAAAGGACTCGTTCCTCCTAAAGGTATCTGGATCCATATCACCGGAACGGATTTGGTCCGAGACGGAGACGGAAGAATGCTCGTTCTGGAAGACAATTTGCGTTGTCCTTCCGGGGTTTCTTACGTTTTGGAAAATCGAGAAGTCATGAAGAAGACTTTCCCGGAATTATTCGCAAGTCTTTCGGTTCGTCCCATTTACGATTACCCGATTCGACTCAGGGGGATGCTCGAACATGTATCCGGTAAGCCCAATCCGAATATAGCGGTACTCACACCCGGTATTTACAATTCGGCGTATTACGAGCATAGTTTCCTTGCCTCCCGTATGGGAGTTCCCTTGGTGGAAGGAACCGACTTAACGGTTCGCGACGATAAACTTTATATGAGAACTACCAGGGGCCTGAAGCAGGTCGACGTTCTCTACAGAAGAATAGACGATATCTTTATGGACCCCAAAGTATTCCGCAAGGATTCTCTTTTGGGAGTTCCGGGTCTATTCGAAGTATTCCGAAAAGGGAATGTCGCCTTGGCGAACGCTCCCGGAACCGGAGTCGCAGACGACAAAGTGATCTATTCGTACGTTCCCGATTTCATCAAATACTATCTGGGAGAAGATCCTATCATTCCTAACGTGCCTACCTATCTCTGTTCTAGGGAAAAGGATCTGAAATACGTATGCGAGAATATAGGAAGCCTAGTGGTTAAGGCGGCAAACGGTGCAGGCGGTTACGGAATGATCATCGGTCCCGTAGCTAGCGAGAAAGAGAAGGAAGAATTCGTGGCTAAGGTCAAGGCCGATCCTCGTAATTATATCGCTCAGCCTGTGCTCAGTCTTTCCAGGATTCCGACTCTCATAGAGGATAAGCTGGAAGGAAGGCATGTGGATCTTAGACCTTTCATTCTTTACGGAGAGGAAATCTACGTCATGCCCGGAGGTCTGACTAGAGTGGCTCTTCGTAGGGGATCCTTGGTCGTCAATTCCTCGCAAGGTGGAGGATCCAAGGA